The following coding sequences lie in one Changpingibacter yushuensis genomic window:
- a CDS encoding TetR/AcrR family transcriptional regulator yields the protein MFAATLKVYGDYGWSATNLSRIATEGGVGKSTLYTRWGTKGKLLQSAFTSILDREPASSRVSVREWFIADGEFRLRSYLGPYRNAVLRLALEFSISSDPDLQKIRQELYVTPLQNAMSSLRRLRSEGFIPADTSIVRMVDAIEGSIYNRAMWVSSDQVPKVLENCHEYVSIIVDQQLRLAQVSGDLLLSPQEG from the coding sequence GTGTTCGCTGCAACCCTCAAGGTATATGGAGATTACGGCTGGTCAGCCACCAATCTTTCCCGGATCGCCACAGAAGGTGGCGTTGGTAAGTCAACGCTCTATACGCGCTGGGGAACAAAGGGCAAGCTGCTACAGTCAGCTTTCACATCGATCCTCGACCGTGAACCTGCAAGCTCGCGGGTGAGTGTTCGGGAATGGTTCATTGCAGATGGCGAGTTTCGTCTGCGTTCCTACCTTGGCCCCTATCGCAACGCTGTTCTACGCCTAGCTCTGGAATTTTCAATTAGCTCGGACCCCGACCTTCAGAAGATCCGGCAGGAGCTCTACGTAACCCCATTACAAAATGCCATGTCATCGCTTCGCAGACTTCGCAGCGAGGGTTTCATTCCCGCAGATACGTCGATTGTGAGAATGGTAGATGCGATTGAGGGATCCATTTACAACCGCGCGATGTGGGTCTCAAGTGATCAAGTCCCCAAGGTCCTTGAGAACTGCCACGAGTACGTTTCGATCATTGTTGATCAGCAGTTGCGCCTGGCACAGGTTTCGGGCGACCTACTTCTCTCCCCACAAGAGGGCTGA
- a CDS encoding GntR family transcriptional regulator, translated as MNFSDDRPIYLQIADEIRHQILTDELEPGDQLMSTTQYATQYRINPATANKAFGLLVDTGVVEKRRGIGMFVTPRAPKILREAGREHFVDDQLAPALGEGLALGLSPEEILVLAQDFLATAQPAEHTQPTSSGRTPTNLNTSSMNREQS; from the coding sequence GTGAACTTCAGTGACGATCGCCCGATCTATCTTCAAATTGCCGATGAAATTCGGCACCAGATCCTGACCGACGAACTCGAACCTGGTGACCAACTCATGTCTACTACCCAGTACGCAACGCAGTATCGAATCAACCCTGCCACCGCAAACAAGGCGTTCGGGCTGCTCGTCGATACCGGCGTGGTCGAAAAGAGGCGCGGAATTGGCATGTTCGTGACCCCACGAGCACCCAAGATCCTGCGTGAGGCAGGCCGCGAGCATTTTGTTGACGACCAACTTGCCCCTGCCCTTGGGGAAGGCCTCGCGCTAGGGCTTTCGCCAGAAGAGATCTTGGTGCTTGCGCAAGACTTCCTTGCCACAGCGCAGCCTGCCGAACACACGCAGCCCACCAGTTCCGGCCGCACACCCACGAACCTCAACACTTCCAGCATGAACAGGGAACAATCATGA
- a CDS encoding FAD-dependent oxidoreductase — MEYDFDVIVVGGGVAGSVCAYLLAQAGREVLLVERGVEPGSKNLSGGVLYCRVMEEIFPGFVENAPVERHITRNVLSFLNPSSAVNVDYWDSRLNEPTNAVTVLRAKLDPWLAEQCEEAGVTVMAGVKVDSLLRENGRFVGIRAGEDELRARVVVAADGVNSFIARYAGIRDKEPEENLAVGVKSVIRLGEGEVAKRFNLTDNQGAAYAVVGDCTQGVAGGGFMYTNTDSVSIGVVLRLDDLVAKGLTSSDVHDHFLTHPAIAPFLEGGELLEYGCHLVAEGGQKMQHGLVHPGLVLIGDAAGFTLNTGFTVRGMDLAAGSARAAASAIDKALEADDVSEAGLKGYLDLVAESFVGKDMATYAKAPAFLENEEMYGPLGEMLADVLHGVYDLDLSPRRHLLPTAWSALKGSGLKLRRLASIGYQAVRSL, encoded by the coding sequence GTGGAATACGACTTTGATGTAATCGTGGTCGGAGGTGGGGTCGCCGGATCGGTGTGCGCTTACCTCCTGGCTCAAGCCGGGCGCGAAGTGTTGCTTGTTGAGCGCGGGGTGGAACCCGGATCCAAGAACCTATCCGGCGGAGTTTTGTACTGCCGGGTGATGGAGGAGATCTTCCCTGGATTTGTGGAGAATGCTCCGGTGGAGCGGCATATCACCCGCAACGTCCTGAGTTTCCTGAATCCCAGTTCCGCAGTGAATGTGGATTATTGGGACTCGCGTCTGAATGAGCCAACCAATGCTGTGACCGTATTGCGCGCAAAGCTAGATCCGTGGCTTGCAGAGCAATGCGAGGAAGCTGGCGTTACCGTTATGGCTGGCGTTAAGGTCGATTCCCTCCTGCGTGAGAATGGTCGCTTCGTTGGCATTCGTGCAGGTGAAGATGAGCTGCGCGCACGCGTTGTAGTGGCCGCGGACGGCGTCAACTCGTTCATCGCACGCTACGCTGGAATTCGTGACAAGGAGCCGGAGGAGAACCTCGCTGTTGGGGTGAAGTCGGTTATCCGATTGGGTGAAGGCGAAGTTGCAAAACGTTTCAACCTGACGGACAACCAAGGTGCGGCCTATGCGGTAGTCGGCGATTGCACGCAAGGAGTTGCTGGCGGTGGTTTCATGTACACCAATACAGATTCGGTCTCAATCGGAGTCGTGCTTCGCCTAGACGACTTGGTGGCAAAGGGCTTGACCTCGTCGGACGTGCATGACCACTTCCTGACCCACCCGGCGATCGCTCCTTTCCTCGAAGGCGGCGAGCTGCTCGAATACGGTTGCCATCTGGTGGCCGAAGGTGGCCAGAAGATGCAGCACGGTTTGGTTCATCCAGGGCTGGTTCTCATCGGAGACGCCGCAGGATTCACGCTCAACACGGGCTTTACGGTGCGTGGTATGGATTTGGCTGCCGGTTCAGCGCGCGCTGCTGCCAGCGCTATTGACAAGGCTCTTGAGGCCGACGACGTCTCCGAAGCGGGTTTGAAGGGCTATCTAGACCTCGTGGCCGAGTCGTTTGTTGGAAAGGACATGGCCACGTATGCAAAGGCTCCTGCATTCCTTGAGAACGAGGAAATGTATGGGCCACTAGGGGAGATGTTGGCTGACGTGCTGCATGGGGTGTACGACCTCGATCTGAGCCCGCGCCGTCACCTTCTGCCCACCGCATGGAGTGCGCTTAAGGGCTCTGGCCTCAAACTGAGGCGCCTCGCAAGTATCGGCTACCAGGCAGTGAGGTCATTGTGA
- a CDS encoding GNAT family N-acetyltransferase, giving the protein MAVELIENASSELVEAMNKLIPQLSASTPPLTPEAVAAFVAQPYVYLFIYRSEVTDEKGSLPILGMLSLATFDIPTGKRAWIEDVVVDGAARGQGAGQKLVEAAVVHGKRIGAKTIDLTSRPSRESANRLYRRCGFELRETNVYRYQDQ; this is encoded by the coding sequence ATGGCAGTCGAACTCATTGAGAATGCAAGCTCTGAACTCGTCGAGGCAATGAACAAACTCATCCCGCAGCTCTCCGCGTCAACGCCTCCGCTTACGCCCGAAGCCGTCGCAGCCTTTGTGGCCCAGCCGTATGTGTACCTCTTCATCTACCGGTCAGAGGTGACGGACGAGAAGGGTTCGCTTCCCATCTTGGGAATGCTCAGCCTTGCAACTTTTGATATCCCGACCGGGAAACGGGCTTGGATCGAGGACGTCGTCGTCGATGGTGCTGCGCGTGGGCAAGGAGCCGGCCAAAAGCTCGTGGAAGCGGCGGTTGTACACGGAAAAAGGATTGGTGCCAAGACTATCGACCTGACCTCGCGCCCCAGCAGAGAGTCTGCAAACCGACTCTATCGACGGTGCGGCTTCGAACTCCGTGAGACCAACGTCTACCGGTACCAAGACCAATGA
- a CDS encoding NAD(+) synthase, with the protein MDCFYSVYAHGFARVAACTVPVQPVRPLENATTTVNVARECGEAGVALAVFPELSLTGYAIDDLLLQDVLIKQVLEALEVVRAASVDLLPVIVLGAPLVKGNRLYNCAVVIHRGRVLGVVPKSYLPNYREFYEKRHFASGDDQRAQQIELPGVGSRPQAPLVPSFPTSVHNSVHPGPEADLDAFLDYDFPPETVPFGPDLIFRAKDTRNFAFHVEVCEDMWVPVPPSAQASLAGANILVNISGSPITVGRAAERTSLVKAASSRCSAAYVYTAAGEGESSTDLSWDGQAMIYEMGTELAASARFQAGVQRTIADVDLGSIHQERLRQGSFDDNRRALDVRTDADRAGGLTFRSVTFTLNPPNTDIGLRRNVARFPFVPADPELLHQDCYEAYNIQVHALAQRLRAIGNPKIVIGVSGGLDSTHALIVAARAMDKLGRPRTDILAYTLPGFATTDHTKNNAIELSRRLGVSFEEIDIRPAAHQMLADMKHPFASGEEVYDVTFENVQAGLRTDFLFRLANEHNGIVLGTGDLSELALGWCTFGVGDQMSHYNVNPGVPKTLMQHLIRWVIASGQFTSEVGTTLQSILDTEISPELVPAKDGETIQSTQQKIGPYELQDFTLFYLLRRGMSPSTIAFLAWHAWHDRTVGQWPPAFPDDERNEYTIGQIKQWMKLFYRRFFSNQFKRSTLPNGPKVVAGGTLSPRGDWRMPSDASSAAWLADLQSVPDL; encoded by the coding sequence ATGGACTGTTTCTACTCTGTCTACGCACATGGCTTTGCCCGAGTGGCAGCCTGCACGGTGCCCGTGCAACCTGTCCGCCCGCTTGAGAACGCCACAACCACAGTGAATGTGGCGCGCGAATGCGGGGAGGCAGGTGTGGCGCTCGCCGTGTTCCCTGAGCTAAGCCTTACGGGCTATGCGATCGACGACCTCCTCCTCCAAGACGTGCTCATCAAGCAGGTACTCGAAGCTCTTGAGGTGGTTCGGGCCGCTTCCGTGGATCTTCTACCGGTCATCGTGCTGGGAGCTCCGCTCGTGAAAGGCAATCGCCTGTATAACTGCGCCGTGGTCATCCATCGCGGCCGGGTTCTGGGCGTGGTTCCAAAGTCATACCTCCCCAATTACCGTGAGTTCTACGAGAAGCGGCACTTCGCTAGCGGGGATGATCAACGTGCCCAACAGATCGAGCTTCCAGGCGTTGGCTCGCGCCCACAGGCGCCGCTCGTGCCGTCTTTCCCCACCTCGGTCCACAACTCAGTCCATCCTGGACCGGAGGCTGACCTAGACGCATTCCTCGACTATGACTTCCCACCCGAAACGGTTCCATTTGGCCCAGACCTGATTTTCCGCGCCAAGGACACCCGGAACTTCGCGTTCCATGTTGAAGTGTGTGAAGACATGTGGGTGCCAGTTCCACCCTCTGCTCAGGCTTCGCTCGCAGGAGCCAACATCTTGGTCAACATCTCCGGTTCACCCATTACCGTCGGGCGCGCCGCGGAACGCACTTCACTTGTGAAGGCGGCCTCGTCGCGTTGCAGCGCAGCATATGTGTACACCGCCGCAGGTGAAGGTGAATCCTCCACGGATCTCTCATGGGACGGCCAAGCCATGATCTATGAGATGGGCACCGAGCTGGCAGCTTCTGCCCGCTTCCAGGCTGGCGTCCAGCGCACCATCGCCGACGTCGACCTCGGTTCCATCCACCAAGAGCGTTTGCGCCAAGGTTCCTTTGACGACAACCGCCGTGCTTTGGATGTTCGTACCGACGCCGACCGCGCAGGTGGACTCACATTCCGATCGGTTACCTTTACACTCAACCCGCCAAACACTGACATCGGCTTGCGGCGCAACGTGGCGCGCTTCCCGTTCGTTCCCGCCGATCCTGAACTGCTTCATCAAGATTGCTACGAGGCCTACAACATTCAGGTACACGCACTGGCGCAACGCCTGCGGGCAATCGGCAACCCGAAGATCGTTATCGGCGTTTCGGGTGGGCTCGATTCAACTCATGCACTTATTGTTGCCGCGCGTGCGATGGACAAGCTAGGTCGGCCACGCACGGATATTCTGGCTTACACCTTGCCCGGATTCGCCACCACAGACCACACCAAGAACAATGCCATCGAACTCTCACGGCGCCTCGGGGTGAGCTTCGAAGAGATAGACATACGGCCAGCAGCCCACCAGATGCTGGCAGACATGAAACACCCATTCGCATCTGGCGAAGAAGTGTACGACGTGACGTTCGAGAACGTGCAGGCGGGCCTGCGCACAGATTTTCTGTTCCGACTCGCGAACGAACACAACGGCATTGTTCTGGGCACCGGCGACCTGTCAGAACTGGCGTTGGGCTGGTGCACGTTCGGCGTTGGCGACCAGATGAGCCATTACAACGTCAACCCCGGCGTTCCCAAGACCCTCATGCAACACCTGATTCGCTGGGTCATAGCCTCGGGTCAATTCACGTCCGAAGTGGGAACCACCTTGCAGTCGATCCTTGATACGGAGATCTCACCCGAGCTAGTCCCGGCAAAAGACGGCGAGACCATCCAATCCACCCAACAGAAGATCGGACCCTACGAACTGCAGGACTTCACCCTCTTCTATTTGCTCCGCCGTGGAATGTCACCTTCCACCATTGCCTTCTTGGCCTGGCATGCATGGCACGATAGAACTGTGGGCCAATGGCCTCCGGCATTTCCTGATGACGAACGCAATGAATACACGATTGGCCAGATCAAACAATGGATGAAACTCTTCTATCGCCGTTTCTTCTCCAATCAGTTCAAACGATCCACGCTTCCCAACGGCCCCAAGGTGGTAGCCGGAGGAACACTTTCTCCGCGCGGCGATTGGCGGATGCCCTCCGATGCATCATCGGCCGCTTGGCTAGCTGACCTCCAATCCGTACCGGACCTGTGA
- a CDS encoding Gfo/Idh/MocA family protein, whose protein sequence is MSRPTIGIFGVGRIGIMHARLLAPYADLVVADPRPECAALAQELGATIRDTGELLASTDLDGIVITTPTDTHADMICEAVKLGVPIFCEKPVALDIASTQRANAAAKAAGVPVQIGFQRHFDAAYTQARERLAAGEIGELRRVHMGTLDQAPAPREFLAASGGIYTDCLIHDFDALRWVTGREVTEVYAVGTDLGQADFADFGDVAETAVILTLQDNVYATAHSSRYNGAGYDVRMELHGTRGTDFVGLDEHFPVTSVEPGATYPQGEPWTDFILRFKDAYERELLAFLEIVAGTASVTATIDDAVASLEIAAACALSRTEHRPVKLSEIRVGD, encoded by the coding sequence ATGAGCCGACCAACTATCGGGATCTTCGGAGTGGGGCGCATAGGCATCATGCATGCGAGGTTGCTTGCTCCCTATGCAGACCTCGTCGTGGCGGACCCGCGGCCCGAATGCGCGGCCCTCGCGCAGGAACTCGGTGCCACTATTCGCGATACGGGGGAGTTGCTTGCCTCCACAGATCTTGATGGCATCGTCATCACTACGCCTACTGATACGCACGCGGACATGATCTGCGAAGCGGTCAAACTCGGGGTTCCCATCTTCTGTGAGAAGCCGGTTGCGCTGGACATTGCCTCAACGCAGCGTGCCAATGCGGCTGCGAAGGCTGCGGGTGTGCCGGTGCAAATCGGTTTTCAGCGCCACTTTGATGCGGCCTACACTCAAGCCCGGGAACGTCTGGCTGCTGGCGAGATTGGGGAACTGCGCCGGGTTCATATGGGAACTCTGGATCAGGCGCCAGCTCCTCGCGAGTTCTTGGCGGCCTCTGGCGGCATCTATACGGACTGTCTGATTCACGATTTCGATGCATTGCGGTGGGTTACTGGGCGTGAAGTCACTGAGGTATACGCCGTAGGTACGGACCTAGGTCAAGCCGACTTCGCCGATTTTGGGGACGTGGCTGAGACCGCGGTGATCCTAACTCTTCAAGACAATGTGTACGCTACTGCCCACTCATCGCGTTACAACGGTGCGGGATACGACGTGCGGATGGAGTTGCACGGCACAAGGGGAACAGACTTCGTAGGCTTGGATGAACACTTTCCTGTCACCTCCGTTGAGCCGGGTGCCACCTACCCGCAGGGTGAACCATGGACAGACTTCATCTTGCGTTTCAAAGACGCGTACGAACGCGAGCTTCTCGCGTTCTTGGAGATCGTTGCTGGGACGGCATCAGTCACCGCTACTATCGACGACGCCGTCGCCTCGCTGGAGATCGCGGCAGCTTGCGCCCTATCGCGTACTGAGCATCGGCCCGTCAAGCTGTCCGAGATCCGGGTGGGCGACTGA
- a CDS encoding electron transfer flavoprotein subunit beta/FixA family protein: MTVVVAYKYASNPQDASVGADGVVDWSRAKASVSEYDPVAISLGREVASQNDSELVGVSVGSSVVGSSMAQKNAMSRGLDRGVVVADDAVATWNATKIGSALAELVRGIEGADLVITGDASVDAGARTMSGLIAGFLGWPCFQEVCGVEKSENGWLITQVVSGGTRRIDVSGPVVVAATSDAVPVKVASMKEILAAGKKPVDVVEAGSLALSDAQLEVTGRAKPEAKARKNVVFSGENAASELVAALRGDGVL, from the coding sequence ATGACTGTTGTAGTGGCGTACAAGTATGCGTCAAATCCCCAAGACGCATCCGTTGGCGCAGATGGCGTTGTGGACTGGTCCCGCGCTAAGGCGTCCGTGAGCGAGTACGACCCAGTAGCCATCTCGTTGGGCCGTGAGGTTGCCTCTCAGAATGACTCCGAGCTGGTTGGTGTGAGCGTCGGCTCAAGTGTGGTCGGCTCTTCGATGGCGCAGAAGAACGCCATGTCCAGGGGTTTGGATCGGGGTGTTGTTGTGGCCGACGACGCCGTCGCCACGTGGAACGCGACGAAGATCGGTTCCGCGCTTGCGGAACTCGTCCGGGGGATTGAGGGTGCTGACCTGGTAATCACCGGCGACGCTTCGGTCGATGCTGGTGCACGCACGATGTCTGGACTCATCGCCGGATTCCTTGGCTGGCCATGCTTCCAAGAAGTCTGTGGGGTTGAGAAGTCAGAGAACGGTTGGCTTATCACTCAGGTCGTTTCCGGAGGAACGCGTCGGATTGACGTTTCTGGTCCCGTTGTCGTGGCAGCAACGTCGGATGCTGTACCGGTCAAGGTCGCCTCAATGAAGGAGATTCTGGCAGCGGGCAAGAAGCCCGTGGATGTGGTCGAAGCCGGTTCGCTGGCTCTGAGCGATGCACAGCTCGAGGTGACCGGGCGTGCCAAGCCCGAAGCAAAGGCCCGCAAGAACGTGGTCTTCAGTGGTGAGAATGCGGCGAGCGAGCTAGTGGCTGCTCTCCGTGGCGATGGCGTTCTCTGA
- a CDS encoding electron transfer flavoprotein subunit alpha/FixB family protein, translating into MTTWIIAADERVASLVEAAHTIGGEAVAVTVGAVAVTGVDKVVQIEAGEGVPAEALAPQVVAAVPAAAGDVVLAANRPAERVLAAAVAASLNAPILNGLVSLQAQSAELAVYGGIGLESVAFAGPVVAILDGGLACEGEAVAAETITGQGFTARVVATEGSDVAEVNLAAAKRIVAAGRGFKAEEDLELARGLCSALGAELACSRPLAEGTNWLARDRYVGVSGQNVSPDVYLAVGISGQVQHTAGMNNSKVVIAINDDEKAPIFQFADYGVVGDLYTVLPALTAELG; encoded by the coding sequence ATGACGACATGGATTATTGCAGCAGATGAACGAGTCGCTTCCTTGGTGGAGGCAGCTCACACGATTGGCGGCGAAGCGGTCGCGGTGACAGTTGGCGCGGTGGCGGTGACTGGAGTAGACAAGGTTGTCCAGATTGAGGCTGGCGAAGGCGTGCCAGCTGAAGCTTTGGCTCCCCAAGTTGTGGCAGCTGTCCCAGCTGCTGCGGGCGACGTGGTGCTTGCGGCAAATCGGCCAGCTGAACGCGTTCTGGCAGCCGCTGTGGCAGCTTCCCTGAATGCTCCCATCCTCAATGGCTTGGTTTCCCTGCAGGCCCAGTCAGCCGAACTGGCTGTATATGGCGGCATCGGACTGGAGAGCGTTGCGTTTGCTGGACCCGTGGTGGCAATTCTTGACGGCGGGTTGGCATGCGAAGGCGAGGCGGTTGCCGCTGAGACCATTACCGGCCAAGGGTTCACAGCACGTGTGGTTGCTACCGAAGGCTCTGACGTAGCCGAGGTTAACCTCGCTGCAGCCAAGCGAATCGTGGCCGCAGGACGTGGATTCAAGGCAGAAGAAGACTTGGAGTTGGCGCGCGGCCTGTGCAGCGCTTTGGGCGCAGAGCTGGCGTGCTCCCGTCCGCTCGCCGAAGGCACCAACTGGCTCGCACGCGATCGCTACGTCGGTGTTTCTGGGCAGAACGTTTCCCCAGATGTGTATCTTGCCGTTGGCATTTCAGGTCAGGTGCAGCACACCGCAGGGATGAACAACTCAAAGGTTGTTATCGCAATTAACGATGACGAGAAGGCACCCATTTTCCAATTCGCCGACTACGGTGTTGTGGGCGACCTCTACACTGTCCTGCCTGCTTTGACGGCAGAGCTGGGTTGA
- a CDS encoding ferredoxin family protein, whose translation MDFPYGSVPERLARNVYEVDEGNSHIHVNQEIAKATGTGKKLVAVCPAHVYAEEADGTISVEYAACLECGTCLAVAAPGALEWHYPDSSMGIAYREG comes from the coding sequence ATGGATTTTCCATACGGAAGCGTCCCTGAGCGGCTGGCGCGAAATGTCTACGAAGTGGATGAAGGTAACTCTCACATTCACGTGAACCAGGAAATTGCTAAGGCAACTGGCACCGGCAAGAAGCTTGTGGCAGTGTGCCCAGCGCATGTGTATGCAGAAGAGGCCGACGGCACAATTTCAGTTGAGTATGCCGCGTGCTTGGAATGCGGCACGTGCCTAGCTGTGGCTGCCCCAGGTGCACTGGAATGGCACTATCCTGACAGCTCGATGGGTATTGCCTATCGCGAGGGCTGA
- a CDS encoding ATP-binding cassette domain-containing protein encodes MTAIDVANVSFKYEIYRPNVLHDVSFTVEHNSITGLLGRNGCGKSTLSLLIAGLLHPGEGQVLIDGQHVYENPRIMPTVSYMGDDPCIFDDEKIKETFALWRDTRAAWDDGFAYQLLDMFAISPKKKPNKLSRGQRSAFYATLGMASRCPVTIFDEVHLGMDAVARELFYRTLLEDYTRYPRTILLSSHLIEEIDNLLDHVVFLDQGRVVEMGDVDEVRMRHMLDGRLPNLTEVLMDLTITDEQRSTLGRSAIQ; translated from the coding sequence ATGACTGCCATAGACGTAGCCAACGTCAGCTTCAAGTATGAGATTTACCGTCCCAATGTCCTCCACGACGTGTCCTTTACCGTGGAACACAACTCCATCACCGGCCTCCTCGGCCGCAATGGATGCGGCAAATCCACTCTGAGCCTGTTGATTGCTGGTCTCCTCCACCCGGGCGAAGGGCAGGTTCTGATCGACGGTCAGCACGTGTACGAAAACCCGCGGATAATGCCAACAGTCAGCTACATGGGCGACGATCCGTGCATCTTCGATGACGAGAAGATCAAGGAGACCTTCGCACTCTGGCGAGATACGCGAGCAGCTTGGGATGACGGCTTCGCCTACCAACTGCTTGACATGTTCGCCATCTCCCCAAAGAAGAAGCCCAACAAGTTGTCGCGCGGGCAGCGCTCAGCGTTCTACGCCACGCTCGGGATGGCCTCTCGCTGCCCCGTCACAATCTTCGACGAAGTTCACCTCGGAATGGACGCCGTGGCAAGAGAACTGTTCTATCGAACTCTCTTGGAGGACTACACCCGCTATCCCCGGACCATCCTTCTTTCTTCCCATCTCATTGAGGAGATCGACAACCTCTTGGATCACGTCGTGTTCCTTGATCAAGGCCGTGTGGTGGAGATGGGAGACGTGGACGAGGTACGGATGCGGCACATGCTTGACGGCCGCCTGCCCAATCTAACCGAGGTCCTCATGGACCTGACGATCACAGACGAACAACGCAGCACACTGGGACGGAGTGCAATTCAATGA
- a CDS encoding sodium:solute symporter family protein, whose product MDLRLNATPFDYAFVAVYIFFVIAIGVVTRRKVLTSEDYFLSGRSLPAWICALAFLSANIGATELIGMSANGSQYGLGTVHYYWIGAVPAMVFLGLIMMPFYYGSRVRSVPEYLRLRFNKQTHIYQSIVFAVATILVAGVNLFALALLINVLIGMPLWASIIAAAGIVLLYTTMGGLTATMYNEVLQFLIIVAFLIPLTVGGLARVGGVSGLLDTLNATQVLGKDGLTVWGGTGLGNTTNPYGNWIALLLGMGFVNSFGYWTTNFTEVQRALSAKDMSAAQRTPILAAIPKMFLPLIIITPGLLAAVLIPELSTGELSHNEALPALIGAVLPNGLVGLALAALIAAFMAGMAANVSSFNTVVTYDLWQTYIRPGKSDTYYLRVGRKLTVAGVAIAVGAAFIAARFNNIQDYLQLLQSIFSAPLFATFILGMFWKRMSPSAGLWGLVAGAVGAAGVQIGYMTGLLVFNSQQAASFTGSGMAFVFDVVVSIIVTMRGVPKPEDELDGLVWGKVKMPIRGTQPAPDLHAVAVKAERERVATGEALKWWENPKPIGIAVLVVLVILNVTVG is encoded by the coding sequence ATGGATCTACGCCTGAATGCGACTCCGTTCGATTACGCCTTCGTAGCCGTCTATATCTTCTTCGTCATCGCGATCGGTGTTGTCACGCGCCGGAAAGTGCTCACCTCCGAAGATTATTTTCTTTCTGGTCGCAGCCTTCCCGCATGGATCTGTGCGCTAGCGTTCCTTTCGGCAAACATTGGAGCCACGGAACTGATCGGAATGTCGGCGAACGGATCTCAGTATGGGCTGGGAACGGTCCACTACTATTGGATCGGCGCCGTTCCAGCCATGGTGTTTCTCGGCCTCATTATGATGCCGTTCTATTACGGTTCGCGGGTGCGGTCAGTCCCCGAATATCTGCGCCTTCGCTTCAACAAGCAGACCCATATCTATCAGTCGATCGTCTTTGCGGTTGCCACGATCTTGGTGGCGGGAGTGAACCTTTTTGCGCTCGCGTTACTGATCAACGTTTTGATCGGGATGCCGCTGTGGGCATCGATCATTGCCGCGGCCGGGATTGTGCTGCTGTACACCACGATGGGTGGTCTGACTGCCACGATGTACAACGAGGTATTGCAGTTCCTCATTATCGTCGCATTCCTCATTCCGCTCACCGTGGGTGGATTAGCTCGCGTGGGTGGAGTCTCCGGGCTCCTCGATACGTTGAACGCTACACAAGTGCTCGGCAAAGATGGCCTGACTGTGTGGGGAGGTACCGGTCTCGGAAACACCACCAATCCATATGGCAACTGGATCGCACTCTTGCTGGGCATGGGCTTCGTCAACTCGTTCGGATATTGGACCACGAACTTCACTGAAGTGCAGCGCGCACTTTCAGCAAAAGATATGTCTGCAGCTCAGCGCACTCCGATTCTGGCGGCAATTCCCAAGATGTTCCTCCCGCTTATCATCATCACGCCAGGCTTGCTCGCAGCCGTGTTGATTCCGGAGCTTTCCACCGGGGAGCTTTCGCATAACGAGGCTCTTCCGGCCCTCATTGGCGCAGTACTTCCTAACGGTTTGGTTGGGCTTGCCCTCGCAGCCCTCATCGCGGCGTTCATGGCTGGCATGGCCGCAAATGTCTCCTCTTTCAACACGGTTGTTACGTACGATCTGTGGCAGACATACATCCGGCCGGGCAAGTCTGACACCTACTATCTGCGGGTCGGACGCAAGTTGACCGTGGCCGGCGTGGCGATTGCTGTGGGCGCTGCCTTTATCGCGGCGCGATTCAACAACATTCAGGACTATTTGCAGCTACTCCAATCCATCTTTAGTGCGCCACTTTTCGCTACGTTCATTTTGGGCATGTTCTGGAAGCGCATGAGCCCATCGGCGGGCTTGTGGGGGTTGGTTGCCGGTGCGGTGGGTGCCGCAGGAGTCCAGATCGGCTATATGACAGGCCTTCTTGTGTTTAACTCACAGCAGGCGGCCTCGTTCACAGGATCGGGAATGGCGTTTGTGTTCGACGTCGTCGTTTCAATCATCGTAACGATGCGAGGCGTTCCCAAACCGGAGGATGAACTGGACGGCCTCGTATGGGGCAAGGTGAAGATGCCGATTCGAGGGACTCAGCCGGCCCCTGATCTTCACGCTGTTGCGGTCAAAGCAGAACGCGAGCGTGTGGCTACTGGCGAAGCTCTCAAGTGGTGGGAGAACCCCAAGCCGATTGGAATCGCGGTTCTGGTTGTTTTGGTCATTCTCAATGTGACGGTGGGCTGA